The Frondihabitans australicus genome includes a region encoding these proteins:
- a CDS encoding Pr6Pr family membrane protein: protein MRHTLAVVLRLAAAAASVAGVITQLVIAVQTHFGLVDFFSYFTTLSNLFGSVVFVVGAVAILRSRPLGPRWEAIRGASVVYLAFVGIVFNTLLANADLGGLKPWVNVVHHMVMPLVVVIDWLLLPPATRVRWRTAWLWVIVPVAYTVYSVVRGAIVDFYCYPFFNPARVGGYGGVALYCVVLLAAFIVLAIAVRAVGNALSGRGRSAVREADATTL from the coding sequence ATGAGGCACACCCTGGCCGTCGTCCTGCGCCTCGCCGCTGCCGCGGCCTCCGTCGCCGGCGTCATCACCCAGCTCGTCATCGCCGTGCAGACCCACTTCGGCCTGGTGGACTTCTTCAGCTACTTCACCACGCTCAGCAATCTGTTCGGGAGTGTCGTGTTCGTGGTCGGGGCTGTCGCGATCCTGCGATCTCGCCCTCTCGGCCCGCGCTGGGAGGCGATCCGCGGGGCGTCGGTCGTCTACCTCGCCTTCGTCGGCATCGTGTTCAACACCCTGCTGGCGAACGCCGACCTCGGCGGGCTGAAGCCGTGGGTCAACGTCGTGCACCACATGGTGATGCCGCTCGTCGTCGTGATCGACTGGCTTCTGCTGCCGCCCGCGACCCGGGTGCGGTGGCGGACGGCCTGGCTCTGGGTGATCGTGCCCGTCGCGTACACGGTGTACTCGGTGGTGCGCGGCGCGATCGTCGACTTCTACTGCTACCCGTTCTTCAACCCGGCGCGTGTCGGCGGCTACGGGGGAGTGGCGCTGTACTGCGTCGTGCTGCTCGCCGCGTTCATCGTGCTGGCGATCGCCGTGCGCGCC